Below is a genomic region from Streptomyces roseoviridis.
CTCAGGCACCTCGCCGAGCTGCTCGCCGATCCCGCCCCCGTCGAGCGGGCCGGCCGGCTGCTCGCCGCCTCCCGGCCGCTGCCCGTCCTCGGGCTGCGTGCCGCCTCCTCGCAGGCGAGGGGATTCGCGTACTTCGCGGGCAAGGTCCACCCGGACGTGCGGCTGCTCGACGAGGGCGGCTCGATGCTCGACGACCGCATCGACGCGGCCGTAAGGGCCGGGGCCACGGCGCTGCTGTGCTTCGCGCTGCCCCGGCACCCGCGCGAGGTCGTCGACGCCCTGGCGTACGCCCGCGCCGCCGGCCTCACGGTGGTGACCGTCGCCGAGTCCGCCTTCGCTCCGGTCGCCGCGCACAGCGACCTGCTCATCCCGGCCGCGGTCGGCACCGGCCTCGCCTTCGACACGGCGTGCGCGCCGATGCTGCTCGGCCGGGTGCTCCTGGAGGCGATGGCGGACGAGCTGCCGGACGCACAGGCCCGCCTGGAGGAGTTCGACGTGAAGGCGGCGGCCCGGGGCCTGTTCGTCGAGTGAGGTCCCGGGTCTCTTCGGTCCCGGCCTCCTCAGATCTCCAGTTCCGTCTCGATCCTCTTCAG
It encodes:
- a CDS encoding MurR/RpiR family transcriptional regulator — translated: MSDSPAGRLQTLFEGHRLTPTQRRIAHCMVRRAADVPFLSSVELAELAGVSQPSVTRFAVALGFDGYPALRRHLRESVPAVADELAGHNEYQQAVLGEIENLRHLAELLADPAPVERAGRLLAASRPLPVLGLRAASSQARGFAYFAGKVHPDVRLLDEGGSMLDDRIDAAVRAGATALLCFALPRHPREVVDALAYARAAGLTVVTVAESAFAPVAAHSDLLIPAAVGTGLAFDTACAPMLLGRVLLEAMADELPDAQARLEEFDVKAAARGLFVE